Proteins encoded within one genomic window of Alteribacter populi:
- a CDS encoding transporter substrate-binding domain-containing protein, whose product MERLHFILEEIQKGRGQMLSNPFVTLLIRFLHSNDLRSDLRGSCASIFSALIVILFIIISWTSYVSAEKEEPLVVAYNPKLPPFHFDKGQGDAGFSIDLMNGLAERMDRDVIYVQYSQTEAINRLQNGDVDVILSAYFNEDHARIMEFTDSYLSTSVGLIVHESNDEIDGLPHLSESITALERDTLEYEFLRNIRGIHYHTTSSQPTALELLINGRAKAFVGNILTADYLLEEKGLADEYKMVGSYLLPIDYSMTVQKENYLLMDQLNRAIREVKGDGTYSQLFEKWFESENELTDKLWLAIQVIGSLLILILILFLLGIKWNRQLQREVDKKTNVLNELNQTLQDQVEQTKSSDQFKKQILNSSPRGIATVDDKGIITSFNAKANEMAGVKGSSVNRPYQEVKILKQLLEDKFEHVFTSKHLFLGEDAIWQRKDDRVYFLRYYVYPLYNLEKKITGIIVTFEDVTEEQKLRLQIFEQEKNQALGRVIAGIAHEIRNPLTSIKTFVELIPKKFKNERFQKEISTYVPQEIERVSTLIEGLIDYAKPKQLKKEIIEVRSFLNECTILFKRTAMNSGINLRCDASPHLFIEADQNQLKQVIINLIINGIDAMEMTEMKEEQVLHLDAIERNGNVIISVTDQGIGMTEEERKQALEPFFTTKTKGSGLGLAIVQQYVRENKGHLYIESKVGVGTNICLSFDKERGECIE is encoded by the coding sequence ATGGAACGATTACACTTTATATTAGAGGAGATTCAAAAAGGCCGGGGACAAATGCTGTCAAATCCCTTCGTTACGTTGCTAATCCGGTTCTTACATAGTAACGACCTACGTTCCGATCTCCGTGGCTCCTGTGCCTCGATCTTCTCGGCCTTGATTGTCATCCTTTTTATAATAATTAGTTGGACTTCTTATGTTAGTGCTGAAAAAGAAGAGCCTTTGGTTGTTGCCTACAACCCAAAATTACCTCCTTTCCATTTTGATAAAGGGCAAGGTGATGCGGGGTTTTCGATTGACTTAATGAATGGGTTAGCTGAGAGGATGGATCGCGACGTCATATACGTGCAGTACTCACAGACAGAGGCTATTAATCGGTTGCAAAATGGTGATGTAGACGTTATTTTAAGTGCATATTTTAATGAAGATCATGCGCGAATTATGGAGTTTACTGACTCGTATTTAAGCACTTCTGTTGGGTTGATCGTTCATGAAAGCAATGATGAAATTGATGGACTCCCACACCTTAGTGAGTCAATTACAGCACTTGAACGAGACACTTTAGAATATGAATTTCTTCGTAACATTCGCGGTATTCACTATCATACAACGAGTAGTCAACCGACAGCTCTTGAACTTCTAATTAACGGAAGGGCTAAGGCATTCGTAGGGAATATCTTAACTGCGGATTACCTTCTTGAGGAAAAAGGATTGGCAGATGAATATAAAATGGTGGGTAGTTATCTTCTCCCCATTGATTATTCGATGACAGTTCAAAAAGAGAACTATCTTTTAATGGATCAATTGAACCGAGCTATTCGAGAGGTTAAAGGAGACGGGACGTACAGCCAGTTGTTTGAAAAGTGGTTTGAAAGTGAGAATGAACTTACAGATAAGTTGTGGCTTGCGATTCAAGTGATTGGCTCATTACTTATTCTAATTCTTATTCTATTTTTACTCGGGATTAAATGGAACAGGCAATTACAGAGGGAAGTAGACAAAAAAACGAATGTGCTGAATGAGTTGAATCAAACGTTGCAAGATCAAGTTGAACAGACGAAAAGCAGTGACCAGTTTAAAAAACAAATTCTAAATAGTAGTCCGAGGGGAATTGCGACGGTGGATGATAAAGGTATCATCACTTCGTTTAATGCGAAAGCAAACGAAATGGCGGGGGTTAAGGGCTCTTCTGTTAATAGGCCCTATCAAGAGGTTAAAATATTAAAGCAACTCCTTGAAGACAAATTTGAACATGTATTTACATCAAAGCATTTGTTTCTTGGAGAGGATGCGATATGGCAACGAAAGGATGACAGGGTTTACTTTTTGCGGTACTATGTTTACCCTCTGTATAATTTAGAGAAAAAGATTACTGGGATTATCGTTACGTTTGAAGATGTAACAGAGGAACAAAAACTTCGATTACAAATTTTTGAACAAGAAAAAAACCAGGCATTAGGCCGAGTGATTGCAGGGATTGCCCATGAAATAAGGAATCCATTAACGTCAATTAAAACCTTTGTGGAGCTTATTCCGAAAAAATTTAAAAATGAACGTTTCCAAAAAGAAATTTCCACTTATGTACCACAGGAAATAGAACGGGTAAGTACGTTAATTGAAGGATTAATCGATTATGCTAAACCCAAGCAATTAAAAAAAGAGATCATAGAAGTAAGGTCTTTCCTGAATGAGTGTACGATCTTATTTAAACGCACTGCTATGAACAGTGGGATTAATTTGAGATGTGATGCAAGTCCTCATTTATTTATTGAGGCTGACCAGAATCAGTTAAAGCAAGTAATTATTAATTTAATCATAAATGGGATTGATGCTATGGAAATGACGGAAATGAAGGAAGAGCAAGTGCTTCATTTAGATGCAATTGAAAGGAACGGTAATGTCATTATTAGTGTTACTGATCAGGGCATAGGGATGACGGAAGAAGAAAGGAAACAAGCTCTTGAACCGTTTTTTACGACGAAAACAAAAGGTTCTGGATTAGGACTTGCGATTGTTCAACAATATGTTCGTGAAAATAAAGGTCATCTTTACATTGAAAGCAAAGTCGGAGTCGGGACGAACATATGTTTATCTTTTGACAAAGAGAGGGGGGAGTGCATTGAATAA
- a CDS encoding sigma-54-dependent transcriptional regulator, with protein MNKIIVIDDEASICSSLEFALEDECEVVTTTNPDQGLNMLRETRFDVCLLDLRIGNVDGLSVLRQIKQISPATIVIMITAYGTIASSVTAMKEGAYSYITKPINMDELFSVIDQAFNYQKLSDQVDYLSQELERKYGYEGIIGRSEVLKDVFHMINKVKDVDTNVLITGESGTGKELVARAIHFSGKRKKEHFEVVNCAAIPDQLLESELFGYEKGAYTGAVSSKEGKFQIAHRGTIFLDEIGDMPLSLQAKLLRVLQEREVTKLGSNKNVKIDVRVIAATNKNLEDAVKSEEFREDLYFRLNVLQIPLPPLRERKEDIPYLLTHFLEKLNEEMGKSIKGLTKEAKRALINYQYPGNIRELANVLESSMVLADGEFIYLSDLPQQFKSGMSTFGDRTEALEAHVGKSLKEIEKKFILATLEHNSGHRKNTAKMLGISERSLRDKIKLYEE; from the coding sequence TTGAATAAGATAATCGTGATTGATGATGAAGCTTCTATATGTTCTTCATTGGAATTTGCATTAGAGGATGAGTGCGAGGTCGTGACGACCACTAATCCCGATCAAGGGCTGAACATGCTGAGAGAGACTAGGTTCGATGTATGCTTATTGGATCTTAGAATTGGTAATGTTGACGGGCTCAGTGTCTTGCGTCAAATCAAACAAATTAGTCCTGCTACAATCGTGATTATGATTACGGCTTATGGAACGATTGCGTCTTCAGTTACAGCCATGAAAGAAGGGGCTTATTCATACATTACGAAGCCAATTAATATGGATGAATTATTCTCTGTTATTGATCAAGCTTTTAATTATCAGAAATTAAGCGATCAGGTCGATTATTTAAGTCAGGAGCTGGAGCGGAAGTACGGATATGAAGGTATTATCGGGAGAAGTGAAGTGTTGAAAGATGTTTTTCATATGATTAATAAAGTGAAAGATGTCGATACGAATGTGCTCATTACTGGTGAGAGTGGGACTGGGAAAGAGCTTGTGGCTAGAGCCATCCATTTTTCAGGTAAACGAAAGAAGGAACACTTTGAAGTGGTTAACTGTGCTGCTATCCCGGATCAGTTATTAGAAAGTGAATTGTTCGGATATGAGAAAGGCGCTTATACTGGAGCTGTCTCGAGTAAAGAAGGTAAATTTCAAATTGCTCACAGAGGCACCATTTTTTTGGATGAAATCGGAGACATGCCGCTAAGTTTGCAAGCTAAGCTTCTCAGAGTGTTACAGGAGAGAGAAGTGACGAAGCTTGGGTCGAATAAAAACGTTAAAATTGATGTACGAGTCATTGCGGCTACGAATAAAAATCTTGAAGATGCAGTGAAAAGTGAGGAGTTTCGAGAAGATCTTTACTTTAGGCTGAATGTGTTACAAATTCCATTGCCCCCCCTTCGTGAGCGTAAAGAAGATATTCCTTATCTGCTCACTCATTTTCTTGAAAAGTTGAACGAGGAAATGGGAAAATCCATTAAAGGCTTAACGAAAGAGGCGAAGCGAGCTTTAATTAATTACCAGTATCCAGGAAATATCCGTGAATTAGCTAATGTTTTAGAATCGTCTATGGTTCTGGCGGACGGGGAATTCATTTATTTGTCAGATCTGCCACAACAATTTAAAAGTGGAATGTCTACTTTTGGTGATAGAACGGAGGCGTTAGAAGCACACGTAGGCAAATCTTTAAAAGAAATTGAGAAAAAATTCATCTTAGCTACTTTGGAACATAATAGTGGTCACCGAAAAAATACAGCGAAAATGCTCGGAATCAGTGAACGAAGCTTGCGAGACAAAATAAAACTATATGAGGAGTAA
- a CDS encoding TAXI family TRAP transporter solute-binding subunit, producing the protein MKKILSLLVAMLLFVVACGDEDTETGEENGEGDDTDAGQMELDDLFVTVATGGTSGVYYPIGGAVSNIIEGELGIDSSVQATGASVENINLIESGRAELAITMADAVLQAYEGSGEFDGEEPVDSLRGLAALYPNFVQVVTTEDSSIETFEDLQGKSVGVGAPNSGVELNARMVLEAHGMSYDDINEDYLSYAEAIDQIKNGMVDAAFVTSGVPNATVIDLDTTHDAKIVPIEGEAMDYLEENYPFFSAEMIPADAYGNEEEISTAAITNLLLISNDISEDATYEITKALFENLDAIQGSHNAAQEITLETVEVGMPVPLHPGAERYFEEVGALEE; encoded by the coding sequence ATGAAGAAGATATTGAGTTTACTTGTTGCTATGCTCTTATTTGTAGTTGCATGTGGCGATGAAGATACTGAAACAGGTGAGGAAAATGGAGAAGGAGATGATACAGATGCAGGCCAAATGGAATTAGATGATTTGTTTGTAACTGTTGCCACAGGCGGTACATCTGGCGTATATTACCCGATTGGTGGTGCGGTTTCAAACATTATTGAAGGAGAATTGGGCATTGATTCTTCCGTTCAGGCAACTGGTGCATCGGTGGAAAACATTAATTTAATTGAAAGTGGAAGAGCAGAGTTGGCTATTACAATGGCAGATGCAGTCCTTCAAGCATATGAGGGTAGTGGAGAATTTGATGGAGAAGAACCGGTCGATTCTTTAAGAGGACTTGCGGCTTTATATCCGAACTTTGTACAGGTTGTAACAACTGAAGACTCTAGTATTGAAACTTTTGAAGATTTACAAGGAAAAAGTGTCGGGGTAGGTGCTCCGAACTCTGGTGTTGAACTCAATGCACGCATGGTATTAGAAGCACACGGGATGTCTTATGATGACATAAATGAAGATTACCTCTCTTACGCTGAAGCAATTGATCAAATTAAGAATGGAATGGTTGATGCAGCATTTGTTACGAGTGGTGTGCCAAATGCAACGGTCATCGACTTGGACACGACACATGACGCTAAGATAGTCCCGATTGAAGGAGAAGCGATGGACTACTTGGAGGAGAACTATCCATTCTTTTCAGCAGAAATGATTCCGGCAGACGCTTACGGAAATGAGGAAGAAATTTCGACAGCAGCTATTACGAACTTGCTTCTTATCTCAAACGATATTTCAGAAGATGCAACGTATGAAATTACGAAAGCGCTCTTTGAAAACCTTGATGCGATCCAAGGGTCTCATAATGCAGCTCAGGAAATCACACTGGAAACAGTAGAAGTAGGGATGCCGGTGCCACTTCACCCAGGCGCGGAGCGTTATTTTGAAGAGGTAGGTGCTTTAGAAGAATAG
- a CDS encoding DUF1850 domain-containing protein: protein MKALVIISLLLISGCSDTDSWTLIVNSADQTYIEKEIQSGDEIIMSWIHSVEKTPWRETYQVNENGEWVLIETAFESFGAGVSHELGTMTIEDGEVIVRDLEEMVPEITWIHSHNAKYTVYFNEESLIETGDLPHHIPIEIIIEKG, encoded by the coding sequence ATGAAAGCATTAGTTATTATTTCATTATTACTCATATCTGGATGCAGCGATACGGATTCGTGGACATTGATCGTTAATAGTGCAGACCAGACCTATATTGAGAAAGAGATTCAAAGTGGAGATGAAATCATAATGAGTTGGATTCATTCTGTGGAAAAAACACCATGGAGGGAGACCTACCAAGTGAATGAGAATGGTGAGTGGGTGCTTATCGAAACGGCTTTTGAATCTTTTGGTGCAGGGGTATCACATGAATTGGGGACCATGACGATTGAAGACGGAGAGGTCATTGTTCGAGATCTAGAAGAAATGGTGCCTGAGATTACTTGGATTCACTCACATAATGCAAAATATACTGTCTACTTTAATGAAGAATCTCTTATTGAAACAGGAGACTTACCTCACCATATCCCGATTGAAATAATTATTGAAAAGGGGTGA
- a CDS encoding TRAP transporter permease has protein sequence MEKKKQIIDEPQITENQQGVLEKYSAESRYRIFSNKTIAIIVTILAISLSLYHMYTSYFGTPVTLQHRSLHVAVILGLVFLLYPPFKKASRTKLPWYDMLFVLMAFSTSVYIFIDYLGIVNRGGMPNTYDLVFGVILVLLVLEAARRVTGWGLPTLGILFILYGLFGREMSGIFRHRGYTWDEIVNFMYVTTEGVYGTAVGVSATYIFLFILFGAFLSKSGMGQFFNDMALAIAGQTRGGPAKVSVIASGFLGSINGAAVANVVTTGSFTIPLMKKIGYSRNFAGAVESAASVGGQILPPIMGAAAFIMAEMLGIPYSQIVLAALLPALLFYLGIIVQIHLRATKQGLKGISRENLPRVYEVLKERGHLLIPLVFLLYMLFMSGRTIIYSALLTIIVTIIVAMVRKTTRMSLRDILDALEQGARMAVSVAVACASVGIVVGVATMTGFGLKLANGIVTLGGESLFLTLVFTMIACIVLGMGLPSIPTYIITATMAAPALVTLGIEPLVAHLFVFYFGLFANITPPVALAAFAAAGVSGGNQMRTGFVSMKLAIAGFIVPYMFVYNNSLLLLDTSFVDGTLVVITAVAGVIMLGAAAEGYLFASINPIVRIVLFGGALLFMNPNLIQDIIGVTIIAFVWFVQWQKGKKQGNIEPKQVQQA, from the coding sequence TTGGAAAAAAAGAAGCAAATAATAGATGAACCGCAAATAACAGAAAATCAGCAGGGAGTATTAGAAAAATATTCAGCCGAATCGCGCTACCGAATATTTTCAAATAAAACCATTGCTATCATCGTAACTATTCTAGCGATTTCATTATCGCTCTATCATATGTATACGTCTTATTTCGGTACACCTGTTACATTGCAGCACCGCTCGCTGCATGTTGCAGTTATACTTGGGCTCGTATTTTTACTTTACCCGCCATTTAAAAAAGCAAGCCGAACAAAGCTGCCATGGTACGACATGCTGTTTGTGTTGATGGCTTTTTCCACGTCGGTCTATATTTTTATAGATTATTTGGGCATTGTCAATCGGGGTGGCATGCCAAATACGTATGATTTAGTTTTTGGTGTTATCCTTGTGCTGCTAGTGTTGGAGGCTGCACGTAGGGTAACTGGTTGGGGATTACCCACGCTAGGGATACTGTTTATTTTATACGGTCTGTTCGGACGTGAAATGTCGGGTATATTCAGACATCGGGGTTACACGTGGGATGAAATCGTTAATTTTATGTATGTAACGACGGAAGGTGTATACGGCACCGCGGTCGGAGTGTCAGCTACTTATATTTTCCTATTTATTTTATTTGGAGCATTTCTATCGAAGTCAGGGATGGGGCAGTTCTTTAACGATATGGCTCTTGCCATCGCTGGGCAAACAAGAGGCGGTCCCGCAAAAGTGTCCGTTATAGCTAGTGGCTTCTTAGGAAGCATTAACGGAGCAGCCGTAGCGAATGTTGTAACTACAGGCTCTTTTACAATTCCTCTTATGAAAAAAATCGGGTATAGCCGAAATTTTGCAGGTGCGGTGGAAAGTGCAGCCTCTGTTGGCGGACAAATTCTTCCACCGATTATGGGTGCAGCCGCATTTATCATGGCAGAAATGCTTGGCATCCCTTATAGCCAGATTGTGTTAGCAGCCTTACTGCCTGCGTTATTGTTTTACTTGGGCATTATCGTCCAAATTCACTTACGTGCTACGAAACAGGGGTTAAAAGGGATATCCAGAGAAAATCTTCCTCGTGTATATGAAGTTCTAAAAGAGCGCGGACACTTGCTTATTCCACTGGTATTCTTACTTTATATGCTCTTCATGAGCGGGCGTACGATTATTTATTCTGCGCTCTTGACCATTATCGTCACGATTATCGTTGCCATGGTTAGAAAAACGACACGAATGTCTTTACGGGATATTCTCGATGCCTTAGAGCAAGGGGCTCGAATGGCGGTTAGCGTTGCTGTTGCCTGTGCTTCAGTTGGAATCGTCGTCGGTGTTGCTACTATGACAGGCTTTGGGCTAAAGCTTGCTAACGGTATCGTCACATTAGGTGGAGAAAGTTTATTCCTCACACTGGTCTTTACAATGATTGCTTGTATTGTCCTTGGCATGGGGTTACCGAGTATTCCAACGTATATCATTACTGCTACCATGGCTGCTCCAGCTCTTGTTACGCTTGGAATCGAACCCTTAGTTGCTCACCTATTTGTGTTTTACTTTGGTCTTTTTGCCAATATTACACCACCTGTTGCCCTTGCCGCCTTTGCTGCAGCAGGAGTATCTGGTGGAAACCAGATGAGGACCGGCTTTGTCTCAATGAAACTCGCGATTGCCGGCTTCATTGTGCCATATATGTTCGTGTATAATAATTCTCTCTTGCTTCTGGACACTTCGTTTGTAGATGGAACCCTCGTCGTCATTACGGCAGTTGCAGGCGTAATTATGCTCGGGGCTGCAGCAGAAGGTTATTTGTTTGCTAGTATTAATCCGATTGTAAGAATCGTGTTGTTTGGCGGGGCATTACTCTTTATGAACCCTAATCTAATTCAGGATATTATCGGAGTTACGATTATTGCCTTCGTTTGGTTCGTCCAGTGGCAGAAGGGCAAAAAACAAGGAAATATTGAACCGAAACAAGTACAGCAAGCATAG
- a CDS encoding MgtC/SapB family protein: METLWIEHEGVVMTLRLLLAAVLGGLIGIEREYHHHPAGFRTHLLVSVGSCLIMLLAFFGFDAYIATKDPEIITFDPSRLAAYVVSGIGFLGAGTILVQGYTVRGLTTAASIWVVAGIGLSVGAGMYFSASIATIIVILSLFLLGKVDLFVLNRSEKKIVYVMVEEKHSELSTLIQKLESLRIIVKEVRGEKKERINESPKIEYRFRVEYEKREQLLNFMDAATVLPFVDETYIETKSNEQKK; the protein is encoded by the coding sequence ATGGAAACATTATGGATTGAACACGAAGGAGTTGTCATGACTTTACGACTCCTGCTCGCTGCAGTATTAGGCGGACTCATTGGGATTGAACGTGAGTACCATCACCACCCGGCAGGATTTCGAACTCATCTACTTGTAAGTGTTGGTTCTTGTTTAATTATGCTACTCGCTTTTTTTGGGTTTGATGCGTATATCGCCACCAAGGATCCGGAGATCATCACGTTTGATCCATCTCGTTTGGCTGCTTACGTTGTTAGTGGAATTGGATTTTTGGGTGCGGGGACGATTTTAGTTCAAGGGTATACCGTTAGAGGGCTTACTACAGCAGCATCGATATGGGTTGTGGCAGGGATTGGTTTATCTGTAGGTGCAGGTATGTACTTTTCTGCATCTATTGCGACAATCATCGTTATTTTAAGTTTATTTCTTTTAGGTAAGGTCGACTTGTTCGTTTTGAATCGGAGTGAGAAAAAAATAGTCTACGTTATGGTAGAAGAAAAGCATAGTGAATTAAGCACGTTAATTCAAAAACTTGAATCGCTGCGTATAATCGTTAAAGAAGTACGAGGGGAGAAAAAAGAGCGTATTAATGAAAGTCCGAAGATTGAATATCGCTTTCGGGTGGAATATGAAAAGAGAGAGCAACTTCTTAACTTCATGGATGCAGCTACGGTATTGCCATTTGTAGATGAAACATATATCGAGACAAAATCGAATGAACAGAAAAAATGA
- a CDS encoding CtsR family transcriptional regulator yields MRNISDVIEGYLKGIIDQSDQGLIEIKRSELAEHFECVPSQINYVISTRFTLEKGYIVESKRGGGGYIRIMKVKADGQKELFDQMLSIIGSQIAQNSASNIIERLMEEGAISKREANLMLSVIDRSVIRLPLPARDEFRAELMMSMISALKYR; encoded by the coding sequence ATGCGCAATATTTCCGACGTCATTGAAGGCTATTTAAAAGGGATCATTGATCAAAGTGATCAAGGCTTAATTGAAATTAAACGGAGTGAACTTGCTGAGCACTTCGAATGCGTCCCGTCTCAAATAAATTATGTGATTAGTACACGTTTTACACTGGAAAAGGGATATATTGTGGAGAGTAAGCGAGGTGGTGGCGGGTATATTCGGATTATGAAGGTGAAAGCAGATGGGCAAAAGGAATTATTTGATCAAATGCTTTCGATTATTGGCAGCCAAATAGCCCAAAACTCAGCTTCTAACATCATTGAAAGGTTAATGGAAGAAGGAGCGATTTCCAAGAGAGAAGCAAATCTTATGCTTAGCGTCATTGATCGATCTGTCATTCGTTTACCGTTGCCTGCAAGGGATGAGTTTCGAGCGGAATTAATGATGTCGATGATATCCGCGTTAAAATATCGTTAG
- a CDS encoding UvrB/UvrC motif-containing protein: MLCQECQKRQATLHFTKIINGEKTEFHICDVCAKEKGEHIPGSNSFSIHQLLSGLLDFDQSISTHPSSAARQVSENSTCPNCNMNYEQFAEIGRFGCAECYKTFQSKLDPIFKRIHSGNSTHGGKVPKRIGQDLHLHKEIEKLKEELQILISKEEFEKAAEIRDQIRSLEKSLAQKKEG, from the coding sequence ATGCTTTGTCAGGAATGTCAAAAACGTCAAGCTACACTACACTTCACAAAGATCATTAATGGAGAAAAAACGGAATTTCATATTTGCGATGTGTGTGCTAAAGAAAAAGGCGAGCACATCCCGGGGTCGAACAGTTTCTCAATTCATCAGTTATTATCAGGGCTATTAGATTTCGATCAGTCGATTTCAACGCACCCTTCCAGTGCGGCGCGTCAAGTTAGCGAAAATTCAACTTGTCCAAACTGTAATATGAATTATGAACAGTTTGCTGAAATTGGCCGGTTTGGCTGCGCTGAATGTTATAAGACCTTCCAATCAAAACTCGATCCGATTTTCAAACGAATTCATAGTGGAAATAGTACGCATGGAGGGAAGGTACCAAAGAGGATTGGTCAAGACCTTCATTTGCACAAAGAAATAGAGAAGCTTAAAGAGGAACTCCAGATCCTCATTTCAAAAGAGGAATTTGAAAAAGCAGCTGAGATTCGGGATCAGATTCGTTCCTTGGAAAAATCGTTGGCACAAAAAAAGGAGGGGTGA